Proteins from a genomic interval of Quercus lobata isolate SW786 chromosome 11, ValleyOak3.0 Primary Assembly, whole genome shotgun sequence:
- the LOC115968692 gene encoding 12-oxophytodienoate reductase 3-like: protein MAEKSATLFSPYKMGNFNLSHRVVLAPMTRCRALNGIPQPALAEYYQQRSTHAGFLITEGTLVSNSAAGFPHVPGIYNEEQVEAWKKVVDAVHAKGAIIFCQLWHVGRASHQVYQPGGAPPISSTSKPISNRWRVLLPDGSYGIYPKPRALETYEILDVVEHYRRAASNAIRAGFDGIEIHGAHGYLIDQFLKDGINDRTDEYGGSIDNRCKFLLQVVKAVVAAIGAERVGVRISPAIDHLDATDSDPLGLGLAVIDRLNKLQVELGSKLTYLHVTQPRYTAYGQTESGRPGTEEEETHLIRAFRKAYQGTFICSGGFTRELGMQALAQDEADLISYGRLFISNPDLVMRFKINAPLNKYIRKTFYTQDPVVGYVDYPFLTKGGKEGLSRL, encoded by the exons ATGGCGGAAAAATCAGCAACACTCTTCTCTCCCTACAAGATGGGCAACTTCAACCTCTCTCACAG GGTGGTACTTGCTCCAATGACCAGGTGCAGAGCTTTAAATGGGATTCCACAACCAGCGCTTGCGGAGTATTACCAGCAAAGGTCAACTCACGCCGGTTTTCTCATCACCGAAGGCACTTTGGTCTCTAACTCAGCCGCCGG GTTCCCACATGTTCCTGGGATATATAATGAAGAGCAGGTGGAAGCATGGAAGAAAGTGGTGGATGCAGTTCATGCCAAAGGTGCCATCATTTTCTGCCAATTGTGGCATGTCGGCCGTGCATCTCATCAAG TTTATCAACCTGGTGGGGCGCCTCCAATTTCATCGACGAGCAAGCCCATATCAAATAGATGGAGAGTTCTCTTGCCAGACGGGTCCTATGGCATATACCCGAAGCCTAGAGCCCTGGAAACTTATGAAATATTGGATGTTGTGGAGCATTATCGCAGGGCAGCATCGAATGCCATTCGAGCAG GTTTTGACGGAATTGAGATTCATGGGGCACATGGCTACCTCATCGACCAATTTTTGAAGGATGGGATCAATGATCGAACAGACGAGTATGGTGGCTCAATTGACAATCGATGCAAATTCTTATTGCAGGTGGTTAAAGCAGTAGTGGCAGCCATTGGTGCAGAACGAGTTGGAGTGAGAATTTCTCCAGCAATTGATCACCTTGATGCCACAGACTCAGACCCACTTGGCCTAGGCTTGGCAGTGATTGATAGACTTAACAAACTCCAAGTAGAACTTGGCTCAAAACTCACTTATCTTCATGTGACTCAGCCTCGATACACAGCTTATGGGCAGACAGAATCTGGAAGACCTGGCACTGAAGAGGAGGAAACTCACCTAATTAGGGCCTTCAGAAAAGCTTATCAGGGAACCTTTATCTGTAGTGGTGGCTTCACTCGAGAGCTAGGCATGCAAGCTTTGGCTCAAGATGAGGCTGATTTGATATCTTATGGTCGCCTTTTTATCTCAAACCCGGACTTGGTCATGAGGTTTAAGATCAATGCACCCCTAAATAAGTACATTAGAAAAACTTTCTATACACAGGATCCTGTTGTTGGGTACGTAGACTACCCTTTTCTGACTAAGGGAGGAAAGGAGGGATTGTCCCGTCTCTGA
- the LOC115968417 gene encoding LOW QUALITY PROTEIN: probable glucan endo-1,3-beta-glucosidase BG4 (The sequence of the model RefSeq protein was modified relative to this genomic sequence to represent the inferred CDS: deleted 1 base in 1 codon), whose protein sequence is MVKATKKYSSGSDKHSVMKIRTISIFWIALILCVIAATRSQNQVVHAQTPLDIGVCYGMIGDNLPPPTEVIQLYKQYGISKLRLFDPNPAALEALRGSQIVVTLGIRNEDLPGLAASQAAVESWFAINVQPYLNDVVFGYISVGNEVIPGSLGNYVLPVMQFLQNILIARNLANVKVTTVVPASVLGTSYPPSAGAFTAEARTVMVDILKFLSVQKTPLMIDVYPYFTYSSDTASAVHLDYAQFTATGIVVQDGALGYSNLFDAIVDAFYSAMERAGVADVNVAVSESGWPSAGNGELTTPSLAATYNKNFIQHILVKNGTPKRPNINIEGFIFAMFIVNQKPVGVEQNFGLFFPDKTPVYPVFTPQVSK, encoded by the exons atggttaaggcAACAAAGAAG TATTCGTCG GGATCG GACAAGCATTCCGTGATGAAAATAAGAACAATTTCGATCTTCTGGATTGCATTAATTCTGTGTGTCATTGCAGCCACTCGGAGTCAAAACCAAGTTGTTCACGCACAAACCCCCCTAGATATTGGTGTTTGCTATGGAATGATAGGAGATAACCTACCTCCTCCTACTGAAGTAATTCAACTCTACAAACAATATGGTATTAGCAAATTGAGACTATTTGATCCCAATCCCGCAGCACTTGAAGCACTAAGAGGGAGCCAAATTGTTGTAACATTGGGCATACGAAATGAAGATTTACCTGGCTTGGCAGCTAGCCAAGCAGCCGTAGAATCATGGTTTGCAATCAATGTGCAACCTTACCTTAATGATGTTGTTTTTGGGTATATTTCTGTTGGCAATGAGGTTATTCCTGGATCCCTTGGCAATTACGTTTTGCCCGTAATGCAATTTCTCCAAAACATACTCATTGCTAGGAATCTAGCTAATGTCAAGGTGACCACAGTTGTGCCAGCAAGTGTGTTGGGAACCTCTTATCCTCCTTCAGCAGGTGCATTCACAGCTGAGGCACGCACTGTTATGGTTGACATTCTCAAATTTTTATCAGTTCAGAAAACCCCACTTATGATCGATGTGTATCCTTACTTTACCTATTCATCCGACACAGCAAGCGCG GTTCACTTGGATTATGCACAGTTTACAGCAACCGGAATTGTGGTTCAGGATGGGGCCTTAGGCTATTCCAACCTTTTTGATGCCATTGTTGATGCTTTTTATTCAGCAATGGAGAGAGCTGGTGTAGCTGATGTGAATGTGGCAGTGTCTGAGAGTGGATGGCCTTCAGCTGGGAATGGTGAGTTGACAACTCCATCACTTGCAGCAACATATAATAAGAACTTCATACAGCATATTCTTGTCAAGAATGGGACTCCAAAAAGACCAAACATTAACATAGAAGGCTTCATTTTTGCCATGTTCATTGTGAATCAAAAGCCAGTCGGCGTAGAGCAGAACTTTGGGCTTTTCTTTCCTGACAAAACGCCTGTTTATCCTGTATTTACTCCTCAAGTTTCCAAAtaa